TTGGTGTTCAAAGGAAGGACCAAGAATATAATCTTGAAGACGACTAAACCCGAGTGGTATGTAGGCGTTGACTTCTGGGTTGAAGTGTTCTCAAAGAGTGAGATGACGATTGTTGACTTTAAAACCTGCACCGGTGGGTTTAATTTCATTTCAGGCTGGGAGCTTATGAAGTTCCTTGGAAAGTTAATGGATGCCGGAGCGGCCCTTATCATGGGTTACGTATACGGGAGTGAAAGACTTGAAGATATCAATGAATGGGCGGACGAAGTTTTTAAGGGGTGGAGCCAGTTTAGAACCTACGAATGGCTGGTTGAGACCGTTAGGCAAGGAAAGCTTGAGGTTATTCCATCTGGCCTCACTGTAGTGAGGGATAACTTACTCTCCCTTGAGGATGGTCTTTACGAGCTTATTAAGAGGCCGGGGAGGGAGGAGAAGGAGTACGTACTGATAAAGAGTCTTGAGGGTTACAAAATCCTTGTTTCAGTAAGAGAAAGCGATTTAACCGATGAAGAGAGCTACCGAGAGCTAATTGAAGACAAAGCATGGTTCGGCGGAGACATAACCACATTGATCTTCAAGCGTATTGGAAAGAAAATTAAAAACGAATTCTTAATCAAGAGGGCCGAGGAATACTTTAAAGCTCAAACAGGGGCTGAACTATATTGAGCGGGTAACGGCCTCGCCAAAGTTTGGTGGCTTTAATGATTAACAACAATAAATCCATCGTAGGTTGAGATTACTAAAAAACAAATAAACCTCAATGGAAATGTTTTGAACTGAACTATCTACCTTCTTCCAGCCCTTTCAGTTCTTCCATCATCTCCCGGAACTTCTCGTCGCTCATGCCGATGAGCTTCTTCGCCTGCCCGAGGGTAACGGTCCTCGCGAGGGTCTTCCTCATCAGAGAGTTCTGGAGCGGTGAGAAGCCGTACTTCACCAGTATGTCGAGGGACTCGGGGTAGACCTTGAGGAGCTTTGCAACGTTGGTATCTTCCGTTATCTCTACGGCTTCATCGTCGCACTCCTCCACCTCCATGGTGAGCCCCTTTGATTCCTCCGTCTTGGTCACTTTCAGAACGAAGAACTCCCCAACTTTCTGGAGCTCTACTTCATATCCAGCTTCCTCAAGCTTTGGAATCATGTCCACAAAGGGCTTATCCCCGATTACTTCAAGCCTCTCTCCGGTCTTGAGCTTTTCCAGGGCTTCGATTATCATAAGAGCCGGCTGGGGAGGTTTCAATCCCCTGACGTCGAGCATCATCTTTGAACCACCGTTTTCCTGTTTATGACGCTCGGCATATAAACTTTGCTGGTCAAATTTGTCCAGAAATCCTTAAAAACGCTCTATATGACACTTGTCATGAAGGTGATAATATGAAAAGTGTGAAGTTACTCGAAGGTGTTTACTGGGTTGGTGTAAAGGACTGGGACAGGAGGATGTTCGATTCCCTCATCCCCCTTCCCGAGGGAACTTCCTACAACGCATACCTCGTGCTCGGTAACGAAAAGAGTGCTCTCATAGATACGGTAAACCCGGGTTTTGAGAGGGAACTTGAGGAAAAAGTCAATGAGATAATCCCTCTTGGGGAGATAGACTACGTGGTTATGAACCATGCTGAACCTGATCACGCGGGTGCAATACCCTATATAATGGCGCTTAACAGGAAGGCTCTTCTCCTCACAACGGAAAAGGGAAAAGAGCTCGCGAAAGCTTACTACGGTATTCCCGATGGGAGGATAATGGTCGTAAAGGACGGTGATGAGATAAACCTCGGCGGCAAAACGCTCCGCTTTATAGAGGCCCCATGGCTTCACTGGCCGGAGACAATGTTTACCTATCTCGTCGAAGATAAGGTCCTCTTCCCGTGCGACTTCTTTGGTGCCCATACTCCCCACGGCCTTTACGATGATGAAGTCCCATCCATAATAGAGTACGCGCAGAGGTACTTCGGCGAAATCATGATGCCCTTCTCGGGTATGGCTAAAAGGGCCCTGGAAAAACTCAAAGGGCTGGAGATAAAGATGATAGCACCGAGCCATGGGCCCATTTACAGAAACCCGAAGAGAATCCTAAATGCCTACGAAAAGTGGGTTAACGGGGAGACAAAAGAGAAGGTGCTTGTGGCTTACGTAAGCATGTGGGGCTCCAACAGGGAGCTGGCGAAAGAATTGGCGGATATTCTGGTGGCCAAAGGGCTTGACGTTAGGGTGCACGATCTCGTAAGTGCCGACATTGGAGAGCTTGCAAAGGATCTCGTCGATTCAAGGGCTATAGTACTGGCGGCTCCAACGGTGCTTGGAAGTGCCCATCCGCTCGCCGTTTATGCTTCCTACCTCGTGAAGGCCCTAAGGCCCCCCGCAAAGTATGCCGTCTTAATAGGCTCCCACGGGTGGCACGGGAGAAGTATAGATGCAATTCTGGAGATCCTGAAGGGTGCAAGCTTTGAACTGCTTGGAACGCTCGATGTTCACGCAAGGCCGAAGGAGGAGGACTATGAGGCCCTTCACAGTTTGGCTGACCTCCTGGCTGAAAAGGTTATGGAGGTGAATTAGATGACCGAGCTTTTGAAAAACCGCGAATACAAAAAGGAGCAGCTTAAGAACCTTTTACTCAGGATTCACAACGGGGAGAGCGTTGAGAAGCTTAAGGAAGAGTTCAGAACCGTTTTAAGCGGAATCTCGCCCCTTGAAATACCCCTCATCGAGCAGGAGCTTGTGAAGGAGGGAATCTCCGCCAAGGATATAGCAAAGATGTGCGACCTTCACGTCGAGCTGTTCAGGGAAGCGGTCAAGGGAACCGACGAGCTTGAGGAGAAGGGCCTGCCGGATGGCCACCCGCTCAAGACCCTCTACCAGGAGAACAAGGAGATAATGAAGGACGCCGAAATGCTCAACCTCTACGCGAGAACCCTGGCCACCACGAAGGACGAGCGCATGAGGGAGGAAATCCTCGGCGTTCTGGAGGAGATAGTGGGCAGCCTCAGAAGGGTCGGCTTCACCCACTACAACCGCGAGGAGATGCTGACGTTCCCGTACATCGAGCGTCGCGGACTTACGGCCATAGCAACCGTCCTGTGGACGAAGCACGACGAGATAAGGGCGATGGTAAGGCACCTCGGGGAGCTCCTGCAGAAAAGGAAGGACATGCCGTGGGAAGATTTCGTCGAGCGCT
This Thermococcus stetteri DNA region includes the following protein-coding sequences:
- a CDS encoding DUF1858 domain-containing protein, whose amino-acid sequence is MMLDVRGLKPPQPALMIIEALEKLKTGERLEVIGDKPFVDMIPKLEEAGYEVELQKVGEFFVLKVTKTEESKGLTMEVEECDDEAVEITEDTNVAKLLKVYPESLDILVKYGFSPLQNSLMRKTLARTVTLGQAKKLIGMSDEKFREMMEELKGLEEGR
- a CDS encoding FprA family A-type flavoprotein translates to MKSVKLLEGVYWVGVKDWDRRMFDSLIPLPEGTSYNAYLVLGNEKSALIDTVNPGFERELEEKVNEIIPLGEIDYVVMNHAEPDHAGAIPYIMALNRKALLLTTEKGKELAKAYYGIPDGRIMVVKDGDEINLGGKTLRFIEAPWLHWPETMFTYLVEDKVLFPCDFFGAHTPHGLYDDEVPSIIEYAQRYFGEIMMPFSGMAKRALEKLKGLEIKMIAPSHGPIYRNPKRILNAYEKWVNGETKEKVLVAYVSMWGSNRELAKELADILVAKGLDVRVHDLVSADIGELAKDLVDSRAIVLAAPTVLGSAHPLAVYASYLVKALRPPAKYAVLIGSHGWHGRSIDAILEILKGASFELLGTLDVHARPKEEDYEALHSLADLLAEKVMEVN